CAAAAACACAAGCatatgcctaaccaggcggtggcacagtgcagtggatagagcatcagactaggatgcagaggagccaggttcaaaaccccgaggtctctggcttgagctcatccggcttgagtgcagggtcgctggcctgatcaaggggtcactgctctgcTATAGTCTCCTgccctcccgtcaaggcacatatgtgaaagcaatcaatgaacaactaaagagccacaacaaagaattgatgcttctcatctgtctcccttcctgtctgcctgtctctatctgtccctctctcagtctctgtcaaaaagaaaaaaaaacacaagcataTCATTCATTCTTCCCTCTTTAATGACTCCCACTACATCACAATGAGGTCTATAACCAGCATACCAAAGCCTCTAGTCTCCCTGTCACTGCTGCCAGCATCCTCCATTCCAGCCACACAAGCAATCATGTATCCACAGTTCCTCACCACACTTGGGCCTCTCTGCCTTTGCATCCTCTTCTTTCTGACATATGCACATCCTATACCATCACTGAGCCTTCCCTGAGTTCCCATACCTGGGGAAGAAGCCTACACGGCCCCAAAAAACTCAGTCTTCCTTTCCTGAAGTCTTTTCCACGCAGAATTTTAACTGTTCATTCGTTTACGCATTGGTATCTCCATTGGACTAAAAACTCCTTGAAGCCAGGGACTCCAATATGTTTACTTTgtatcctccccaccccccaccagcataatgtctggcacatagtaagtacttgAAAAatattgctgaatgaatgaaaaatcaaGAAGCTTAATTCAGTGGACTGAGAAACCAAAGGAAGCCAGACCCCAAAGTAGAAGCAACCCATGGTGCCAAATTAGAAGACCCCACTAAAGGGAAGTACAACCCCTCAGGATATGCACATGGGCACATCTGGTGCATAATTACCATTAACTGGGAACCTCCTCTGTGCCAAAtgcttttataaaattatgtttagcctgaccaggcagtgggacagtggatagagcaccagcctgggatgctgaggacccaagtttgaaaccctgaagttgccggcttgagcatgggattgtagatatgaccccatggttgctagcttgagcccaaaggtcgttggcttgagcccaaggttgctggcttaagcaagaggtcactgacttggttggagctccctggtcaaggcacatatgagaaagcaatcaatgaacaactaaggtgccacaactgtgagttgatgcttctcaccactctcccttcctgtctgtccctgtctatccctaaaTATGTTTGGTCTTTATAATGATCATAACAAAGGTATAAATTATCCTCTTAACAGAGAAACTAACACTCAGAAAAATGAGTTCACACCAGTGACAGCAGAAATCTAATGCAAAGTAAGCACTGTCTGACTTTACAGCCCCAAGGCCTTTGAAACCACCTCCCCTGTGAAGACAGAagtgcacacacacgcatataACATAACACACATGTACAACCAGTGCACCCTTTCCAATCCTGCTTACCTGTGTGTCTGTACCATGCTGGGCGCTGAGACCTCAAGTTCTTCAGGACAGGGAGTCTCAGGAGGTGCCACCCTCTTCACTAGAGCCAACACACTCACTGTAGGAGGCAGCCAGCTGGATGGTCTCCTGGAGGAAGGGACACGGTACAAAGGTCACCCCACCTCCAGAAAAAAACCCAGGGACTCTGGAGGGAGGAAACAGCTGGGGACCTGCGTGTTTCAAAGACATGAGGAGTTGGTCACTGCTCAGGGCAGAGTGGCAGTTTGTTAGGTTGATTAAGCAGGTGACGACAAAGGTGTACAACACCAAAAGTCACTAAAGGACTTATGTAACCAGTACACTCAGAGAGATCCAGAGGATCACTAGAAAGTGCCTGAAGCCATTTAAGAGCTACCAATGGTCAAACTCTAGAGCAAAACTcagccaatattttcttttttctaaagggacatatagcaaatattttttattttgagggcCAAGAAGCAAGATGGAGAATATCATGTAGGTGCTTATATAACCATTAAGATGTAACCACTTAAGAATGTAACCATTTTTACTTCGTGACTGTAAAAAAAAGACTGCCAACTTCTGACCTAAAGGATCACTCCAGTTTCAAATTGTGATTGTGGTGACTGGTGGCTCTAGGATGGGGTCAGAGGTCATGGAAGGGACTGGGTACCCCATTACCTGGACTTCAGAACTCCACTTTCAGTTTCTGTGAGGCCACCAGACACTCCAAACAGTCTCCCCAGCCACATGCCTCTGCCTGGTGTCACATCCTCTGTGGACAGCGATCTTTCCTGTGCTCCCTCAGCCGCAGTCCCGTGACGCCTGGATCCCCACCGAGGACGGGAGAAGCCCTCCGTGCCCCCGGAGGCGTACACCCGGGAGGCCTGGGTCAGCTGTTCCCACCAGCTGCCTGGTTTGGGAGGGCTTGAGGGGGCTGAAGGGCCTGGAGGGGTCTCCCCAGAAGACCCTCGAAGGCTCTGGGCCAGCCGACCGCCCCAGTGCAGCACAGCTTGCACAGTCTGCTGCAGGGCTGGAGGCGAGCCTGGTGGGGTAGGAGCCTGAGATGGGCCCAggggcaggtggtggtggtgctcaAAGAGCAGATCCAAGTGGAAGGTGAGCACCgacagtggctgcagcaggagcagcagctctGTGGACAAGGAGGGACAGCCACCCCGGGCCATGGAAAAGAATCCAGTGGGCAGATACAGCAGGGACAGCAGGCCTGGGAAAAAGCAGGCTAACGTCAGCCCCTCTCCTCAGCCTAGCCCCAGAGGACTCCCTGCATCTGCCCACCCATCAACAAACATCCCCCCGGGCTGCATTCTATGCCAAGTACTGGGCAGAGAATAGCATGGTGGGAAACAGGGCTGACACATTCCTGTCCACGTAGAAACAAAGGCTAGAAAGGGAGGCACATATAGaacaagtgatttaaaaaaaaataataaaagaattgagTAACAGAGAGGAAGACCCGGCCATGGAAACAAAATGGTGGGAGAGGGTTAGCCTgatctgagggcaggggtgaaaTCTCACTGTAGAACCCAAAGGATGAATGAAAGTtactgaggaggagcaggaaagccTATTCTAGGTGGAAGAAAGAACCGGAAAGGAAGACGGTCAAAAGACCAGGGAAAGCACCAGACTTGGAGGCAGGGGAAAAAGGCCGAGGCCAAACAATCAAGACCTTGAAGGTTATAGTGAGGATTTGGGTCTTTCCCACTTTGGGCTACGGGGGTCCTTGAAAGCGCTTTAATCAGAAGAGTGGTAAAATCGGAGAGTGGATTAAGATCATTCTGACATCAGTGGGAACCAGCAGAACAgatccctttccctccctccctcatagcCTAGCAACCCCATTCTCTCCCATTTGAACCTCTGACCTGCATCTTCCTGGAGACTGGAAAACCACAGCTCCAACTGCTTGGTGCTGGGGAATAAAAGAAGGAATAGAAAGAAGTTCAGGAAGGTAGAGGGTTCCAGCCCCCTCTGGTAGAGGGTGGGAGATGAAATTTGAATGGGAGAGGTCTTCTACTCTGGCAACATGAGGCATCACAACTATGTCCCACTGGAGATACCCCTGCAGTCCCCAAGCCATGGGAAGGGGTGCCAGAAAGAATGCCACTCACTTGAGGAGGCCCAGGATGAAGGCATGAAAGCGACTTCGGCTGCTGCTCAGCGGGGCCAGGCGGCTGACCTGGCTATACAGGGCTCCAAAGGACCGGGTGCTGGAGCCTAAAGACAATGGAGCTGTCAGCCAAGCCATAGCCTGCCCCCAtcccagctccaggcccaggccCCACTCCCCACCTTCACCTGGCTTCACTGATGCTTCTACCACGCTCCAGGGACTGCTCCTGCGCTGCCCAGTGATGAGGTCCTTCCGGAAAGGCTTCAGCCCGTCAGCCACCAGGGCATGGAGGGCAGGACAGAGGGTGGTCAGCACTAGGTGCCCCACATCTGGGCTCAGCCGGCTATCCCCTAACTGGGCCTAGAGGCAGCACAGTGGGCATGGGTCCAAAGATACCACCAGCGCCCTCCCTGAGAACTGTTCTGCACCGTTAGAGCTACATTCATCTCACCCCAGAACCTTCCCACAGACAACTTCACCTTCTGAACCAAGTTTCGGGCTGCCCCAAAGTGCAAGATGATTTTATCCACTGAGGCGCTGACAGCTATCAAGAGACCTGGAAAGGAACAGGGGAGGGAAGAAGCCTCAACCCCCCGTCTCTCCCCAGCATATCCAAAAGACTAACGACTGGTTTACTCAATCTGACCCTGAGAATGGAGGGCCAAAATGAGGGGCAATTGATTCTGAAGCCAGGGTTAGGGTGTCCTTACCTTTCTTCTGCTCTTGCAGCTGGCCAGTCCCACTCTGGGCTTCTGCCATCCACAGTTGCTGGGCCCCGGGGACACCGGCAAAGGACCAGGAACTCCGAACTGGGGAAACGGAAGAAGGGCGCGGTGACACTTACCAAGGGTTATTCCAGGACTCCAAGCTTCTTCTGCACAGGCTACCTCCTGCGGGTCCACAGCGCCCCAGCCCTGAAGAATCTTGGGATAGGGGATTAGGTAGACCACGGGGCAGCTCAACCCGGAGCCCCAAAGTGAAATCCTGCTCAGATTTCAGCACTGGCTACCCCTCTCTACCCACCTCTTCCCCGTTTCCATTCCCTTCCTCAGGGCCCAGCTCCCACCTCCTCGATCCCGGAAGTCCCGGTGAAGGGACAGCCGCGCTCACCTCCTGCCCGCCAGCTGAGGCCTATAGGACGCCAGATGACAAGgcgagggaggggaggagcacccTGCGCCCACCCCAACCCTGGTCCCGCCCCAGGGACCGGAGAGCACGTGGGGAGCCCGGACCAATGGAAAGACAGACAAACGATaatggagaagagagggagggagaggagacctAGGACTGGGAGACTGGAAGGCGCCGGAAAAGggaaacccaggtcccctgccaGGAAATCCGCAGAGGGCGCCCCCCACAGCCCATGTGAGTCTGGCCTGGTGAGGAAGACCTGACTAGGACCTCGTCAGCCAAGGGGGTCGTGGAGCTTCACCCTGCGTGTTTCCCAAGCAAGGTGAGGGTCAAGTCAGAACTGCACTGGTCAGGGAattccacgggggggggggggggggggggggcgggggacccAAGGTCCCTAATGACAGATTTGCTGGGATCCCCTTGAGTATGGAAGCTGGACAAGCCCGCGTCCAGTACGCGGGGAACTCTGCATAGAAGCTGAGCCAGACTCCCCAGAACCAGTGAACTTGTTAGGAATCGACCCCAGATTAAAGGGTGGAGCCAAACACTGTAACCCGGGAAAAACTAAAGCGGAGGTGTGCCCCGGACTTTGGAGTAGGCGGGGCGACCCGCCTGAGGCGTGGCCTGCGGGGGGCGGCCCGGGTTGGTCTTACGTAGCCTGAGTGGAGGCGGTGGGCTCCTGGTCCAGCGAGGGGCCTTCTGCTGACGAGGTGGCTGTGACAGCGGGGGAGCGGGTACCTGGCGGGGTTGGGGAGCCGCGGCAGGGAAGGTACTACTTCTGGGAAAGAGCGGGGACAGCAGCAGTGCCAGTTCGGGGCTggccaggcaggacagggccCCTCGAGCCGGAGGAGAATAGGCTCCCACGGGGGACAGGCGGACAGGCAGCAGTTGCTCCTCTGAGGGACTGGGCGCCCCCAGCAACCGCAGCCCCGCACCGGGCCAGCCAGCCAGAGGCGCCAGGAGCAGAGGCCCAGCTGTGCCCGCGCCCCCACCCTCCAACAGGGGGCGCCCGTCGGCCGAAAACCGTAAAACCAGGGACCGAGGGAGCAGGAGGGGACCGGCTGCAGGCAGGATTGGCGGGGCAGGTAcggagggaaagaaagacagcGGGATGGGCAGCCAGGCAAGGAAGGGCGGGAGAAAGAGGGAGCAAAAAGTTAGTCCCGTAACCCAATGACCCACCCAGTTTCCCTTTCCCGGAGCGCTGCCTAGTAGAAGGGGTCAGGAGAATGGGTGACACAGAAAGGGGGTAGGGGAACACAGGGGGACAGGATGTAAGCCTTGGAGGCTTGAGCAAGGCAGAAGCCCAGCCCTCCTTCCACTTTCTCCTGCGGCCTCTTACCCTCAAGGCCAGCCTGTGCGCCGGGGTCCTTCTGCTTCTTCGCGGATGGGGCCTTCTCTCCAGCCTCGGGGCTGACCGCTCTGCCCTCCTCGGGCTGCCCCTCCGCTATAGGCTGCAACCCAGGTCGGTTCTTCTTCCTCCGGGGAGggacgggtgggggtgggggtgggggtgggggccgaGGCGGGACCAAGGCCCAGCCTGCTGGAGGGTCTCGGGGTGGGACTGGCGGGGGCGGGGCTCGGCTTCGGGACCGAAGTTCCTTGAAAGTGGTGACTTCCCGGGGAGCCGCTGAGGACCCTCCCAACGACCCAGTGGGGGGCTGTTCAGTGTCCGGTGAAAAGACTATAAGCCAGTCACTGCGGTCTTTCTTGGCCTGCGGCACGAGAGGCAGCCCCGGGCCCCGCTTGCGCTTCTGGGCCAGCTCATGGAAGGACGTGATTGTCCGGTGGGGCACCAGCTCCTCGCTGACGTCATTTCTCCATCCCCCATCACTTTTCCCTGCGTCTGTTTTCAAGCCAGAATCACTTATTCCTATGTTGGTTTTCCAAACAGACTTAGTATTCCCGTTGATTTTCCAGACGGAGTTATTGTTCTCAGTGATTTTCCAGCTAGCATCTGTTTTCTCTTTGTCAATTTTCCAAATAGGGTTGATTTTCCAACTGGGTTCGATTTTCCCAGCGTCGATCTTCTCGTCATCCGCCTCTGGGAGCTCATCCGCCTCTGGGAGCTCGGAAGTAGGAAGATCTTGCTCCCCACCCTCATCCTCCCCTAGCTCTGGGTAAGGGGTGTCCTGGCAGGTGGTCAGGTCGTTGCTGTTTGGGTCCAGACCAGGGCCGGATGGTAAGGAAGCTCCGGAGCAGGAATCAGGAGAACAGCAGAAGCTGTCTGGAGAGCAGGCGCCAGGGCCTGCAGAGGCCAGAGGGGAGCCCTGCTCCAGTGGGATGATGCTGGGCTGAGGATGGACGTCTTCGTCGCCAGGGAGATCCCGAGAGTAGACTGAGATTGGGGACTCATCAGGGCTAAGATCTGAGCAGGAGCTGAGAGAAGAAGAGCAGCCAGGGTCCGAGGGAGAGGCAGCCCCTTCTTCCTCTTGTGCTGGGTCCTGCTGGGTTTCTAAGTCTGGCCCCTGCTCGGGGCAGCATCGGCAGGGCACGGCAGGGCTGTTAGAATTGGCATCTACCAGGGTCCCGCTGCAGGCGCCCCGGCTTTTCTTGCCCCCGGTATCCC
The DNA window shown above is from Saccopteryx bilineata isolate mSacBil1 chromosome 2, mSacBil1_pri_phased_curated, whole genome shotgun sequence and carries:
- the RUSC1 gene encoding AP-4 complex accessory subunit RUSC1 isoform X1 — protein: MLSPQRALLCNLNHIHLQHISLGLHLSRRPELWEGPLSTSFPPGDTGGKKSRGACSGTLVDANSNSPAVPCRCCPEQGPDLETQQDPAQEEEGAASPSDPGCSSSLSSCSDLSPDESPISVYSRDLPGDEDVHPQPSIIPLEQGSPLASAGPGACSPDSFCCSPDSCSGASLPSGPGLDPNSNDLTTCQDTPYPELGEDEGGEQDLPTSELPEADELPEADDEKIDAGKIEPSWKINPIWKIDKEKTDASWKITENNNSVWKINGNTKSVWKTNIGISDSGLKTDAGKSDGGWRNDVSEELVPHRTITSFHELAQKRKRGPGLPLVPQAKKDRSDWLIVFSPDTEQPPTGSLGGSSAAPREVTTFKELRSRSRAPPPPVPPRDPPAGWALVPPRPPPPPPPPPVPPRRKKNRPGLQPIAEGQPEEGRAVSPEAGEKAPSAKKQKDPGAQAGLEAGPLLLPRSLVLRFSADGRPLLEGGGAGTAGPLLLAPLAGWPGAGLRLLGAPSPSEEQLLPVRLSPVGAYSPPARGALSCLASPELALLLSPLFPRSSTFPAAAPQPRQVPAPPLSQPPRQQKAPRWTRSPPPPLRLLRSSWSFAGVPGAQQLWMAEAQSGTGQLQEQKKGLLIAVSASVDKIILHFGAARNLVQKAQLGDSRLSPDVGHLVLTTLCPALHALVADGLKPFRKDLITGQRRSSPWSVVEASVKPGSSTRSFGALYSQVSRLAPLSSSRSRFHAFILGLLNTKQLELWFSSLQEDAGLLSLLYLPTGFFSMARGGCPSLSTELLLLLQPLSVLTFHLDLLFEHHHHLPLGPSQAPTPPGSPPALQQTVQAVLHWGGRLAQSLRGSSGETPPGPSAPSSPPKPGSWWEQLTQASRVYASGGTEGFSRPRWGSRRHGTAAEGAQERSLSTEDVTPGRGMWLGRLFGVSGGLTETESGVLKSRRPSSWLPPTVSVLALVKRVAPPETPCPEELEVSAPSMVQTHRAVRALCDHTAAGPDQLSFRRGEVLRVIATVDEDWLRCGQDGVEGLVPVGYTSLVL
- the RUSC1 gene encoding AP-4 complex accessory subunit RUSC1 isoform X2, which gives rise to MLSPQRALLCNLNHIHLQHISLGLHLSRRPELWEGPLSTSFPPGDTGGKKSRGACSGTLVDANSNSPAVPCRCCPEQGPDLETQQDPAQEEEGAASPSDPGCSSSLSSCSDLSPDESPISVYSRDLPGDEDVHPQPSIIPLEQGSPLASAGPGACSPDSFCCSPDSCSGASLPSGPGLDPNSNDLTTCQDTPYPELGEDEGGEQDLPTSELPEADELPEADDEKIDAGKIEPSWKINPIWKIDKEKTDASWKITENNNSVWKINGNTKSVWKTNIGISDSGLKTDAGKSDGGWRNDVSEELVPHRTITSFHELAQKRKRGPGLPLVPQAKKDRSDWLIVFSPDTEQPPTGSLGGSSAAPREVTTFKELRSRSRAPPPPVPPRDPPAGWALVPPRPPPPPPPPPVPPRRKKNRPGLQPIAEGQPEEGRAVSPEAGEKAPSAKKQKDPGAQAGLEVRSSWSFAGVPGAQQLWMAEAQSGTGQLQEQKKGLLIAVSASVDKIILHFGAARNLVQKAQLGDSRLSPDVGHLVLTTLCPALHALVADGLKPFRKDLITGQRRSSPWSVVEASVKPGSSTRSFGALYSQVSRLAPLSSSRSRFHAFILGLLNTKQLELWFSSLQEDAGLLSLLYLPTGFFSMARGGCPSLSTELLLLLQPLSVLTFHLDLLFEHHHHLPLGPSQAPTPPGSPPALQQTVQAVLHWGGRLAQSLRGSSGETPPGPSAPSSPPKPGSWWEQLTQASRVYASGGTEGFSRPRWGSRRHGTAAEGAQERSLSTEDVTPGRGMWLGRLFGVSGGLTETESGVLKSRRPSSWLPPTVSVLALVKRVAPPETPCPEELEVSAPSMVQTHRAVRALCDHTAAGPDQLSFRRGEVLRVIATVDEDWLRCGQDGVEGLVPVGYTSLVL